The following proteins come from a genomic window of Dermacentor albipictus isolate Rhodes 1998 colony chromosome 8, USDA_Dalb.pri_finalv2, whole genome shotgun sequence:
- the LOC135914271 gene encoding uncharacterized protein, whose translation MGNQMQTPGFTGLAEEPFDETKHGQTPSFPSTPRTAELSEQYHQSFWPVYQEIPADDSMFQLLVGGPESFLTAEHDDMTPLRTISRKSSYTKNYQKLFSTWKWLAMFLTCCVVGFGTTLVFFAFIGKMSHANPDGGGGLFLSHETLNGKRLHKMYIESPHTSSGLILARCSLLLDPFSNQLRAVAW comes from the exons ATGGG CAACCAGATGCAAACGCCG GGCTTCACCGGACTCGCCGAAGAACCTTTCGATGAAACGAAGCACGGTCAGACCCCTTCGTTCCCGTCGACGCCGAGAACAG CCGAACTCAGCGAACAATACCATCAATCCTTCT GGCCAGTTTATCAGGAGATTCCGG CGGACGACAGCATGTTCCAGCTCCTTGTCGGAGGCCCCGAAAGTTTCCTTACAGCAGAGCACGACGATATGACTCCATTGCGTACGATATCGAGGAAAA GTTCCTACACCAAAAA CTATCAGAAGCTGTTCAGCACGTGGAAGTGGCTCGCCATGTTCCTGACTTGCTGCGTCGTTGGGTTCGGGACGACGCTAGTGTTTTTTGCTTTCATCG GAAAGATGAGCCATGCAAACCCAGATGGTGGTGGGGGACTATTTCTAAGCCATGAAACCCTAAACGGAAAGCGGCTACATAAAATGTACATTGAGAGTCCTCACACGTCGAGTGGACTCATTTTGGCAAG ATGCTCTCTCCTGCTTGACCCGTTTTCCAACCAACTTCGTGCAGTAGCGTGGTAG